The window GACGAGGCGACCCTGGCGCGGATCGCCGGGGTACTCTCCGACGCGGCCCCGCTGCTGGAGCGGGGGACGAAGGCCCAGTAACCGCACCGATCGAGGACTGACGGAGGAATGACCGCACCGCTTCCCGGACGGGCGCTGCCCGACACCCAGCAGGGCATGCGCCGCCGCAATCTGTCCCGGGTGATGCACACCGTCAGCGCGGAGGGCCCGCTGTCCCGCGCCGCCGTCGCCTCACGGATCGGTCTGACGCGTGCGGCAGTGTCGACCCTCGTGGACGAGCTGATCCGTTCGGGCCTGATCGAGGAGCTCGGCCCGGAGCGGCCGGGCCGGGTGGGGCGCCCAGGTTCAGCGCTCGCCGTCAGCGCCCACGGCCCGGCCGGCATCGGCGCCGAGATCGGCGTCGACCACCTCGCGGTGTGCGCGGTCGATCTGCGCGGCGCGGTGCGGGCCAGGGCCGTGCGGCACGGCGCGAACCGGGGGCGCTCCGCCGAACCGGTGATCCGGGAACTGACCGAGCTGGTGCGGACGGTCGTGGCGGAGGCGGAGCGCGAGGGGCTGTGGCCCGCCGGACTCGCGGTGGCAGTGCCCGGCCTGGTCGCACGCGACGGCCGTACGGTCGTCCGCGCGCCGAACCTCGAATGGCACGACGTCGACCTCGGGGCCCTGCTGCCCGCGGAGTTCGCGCCGGCCGTGGACAACGAGGCCAACTTCGGCGCCCTCGCCGAACTCTGGCTCGGCGAGGGGACCCCGCGGGACTTCCTGCATGTGTCCGCGGAGATCGGCATCGGTGCGGCCGTGGTCGTGGACGGACAACTGCTGCGCGGAACCCGGGGATTCGCGGGGGAACTGGGGCATGTGCCGGTCCGCCCCGAGGGGCCGCCGTGCCCGTGCGGGGGGCGCGGCTGTCTGGAGCAGTACGCCGGCGAGGAGGCCGTGCTGCGGGCGGCCGGCCTGGCACCGGGCGAGGACCGCGTCGGGCTGCTCGCGGGTCGGGCGGCCGAGGGGGACGAGGACGTACGAGGTGCTCTGCACGACGCAGGCGAGGCGCTCGGCGTCGCGCTGACCGGGGCGGTCAATCTACTGGACCCCGAGAGCGTGGTGCTCGGCGGTGCGCTGGCCGGGCTCGCGCCCTGGCTGCTGCCCTCGCTGGAGGCCGAGTTGGACGGGCGTACGGCGGGCGCGGCGTGTCCCGTGTCCGTGTCGCGGCTTGGGCCCGAGGGGCCGCTGCTGGGTGCCGCGCACTGGGTGGTGCGAAGAGTGCTGGACGATCCGGCGGCGGTGGGCGAACGGGCCTGATTCCAGGCGGGCTTCGCTGGGACGAACAGACCTGATCCCAGGCGGGCTCCACTCGATCGAGTGACGGAGTTTTCCACAGTTCGACCACCGTCCACGGAAACACAGCGCCCCCTTCGGCCCAACCCCTCCGCGCCGTACCGTGATTCACGCGAGGGCGCTCCCCGCCCCTCCTCCCCGTGACCTGTGGCAGAACGGAGCTGAGCGGCGATGAGCGACCCCCGGATCCTGACCGTCCGACCCCAACCCGACGAATATGCCTGGACGTTCGGCGGCGCCCCGCCCCTGGCGCACATCGCACCGGGCACGGTGCTGGACCTGTTCACGGAGGACTGCTTCGGCGGACGGGTGCGCTCCGAGAAGGACTTGGTGTCCGAGGTCTGCGAGTTCCCGTACCTCAACCCGCAGACCGGCCCGTTCCACATCGAGGGTGCGGAGCCCGGGGACACCGTCGCCGTGCACTTCGTCTCGATCGAACCCGCCCGTGACTGGGCCGCGTCCACCACCGTCCCGCTGTTCGGCGCGCTCACCTCGACCCACACCACGGCCACGCTCCAGCCGCCGCTCCCGGAGACGGTCTGGATCTGGCAGCTCGACAGAACCCGGCGGACAGCCCTGTTCCGCGCGCACGACAGCAACTTCGAGGCCGAGCTGCCGATCGATCCCCTGCACGGCACGGTGGGGGTGGCCCCCGCCAATCTGGAGGTCCGCTCGGCGCTCGTACCGGACGCGCACGGCGGGAACATGGACACGCCCGAGATGCGGGCCGGCGTCACCTGCTATCTCGGGGTGAATGTCGAGGGAGCGCTGCTCAGTCTGGGCGACGGACATGCCCGTCAGGGCGAGGGCGAGACCTGCGGTGTCGCGGTCGAGTGCGCGATGAACACCGTGGTGATCGTCGAGCTGCTCAAGGGGCTCGCCACACCCTGGCCGCGCATCGAGTCGGACACACACATCATCTCGACCGGATCGGCACGCCCCTTGGAGGACGCGTTCCGGATATCCCAGCTCGACCTGGTGCAGTGGCTGGTGCGCGACTACGGCTTCAGCGAGTTGGACGCGTACCAGTTCGCAACCCAGGCCGTCGAGTCGCCATTGGCCAATGTGTGCGACACCAACTACACATGCGTGGCCAAACTCCGCAAGGAGTGGCTGCCCCGGCGCGAGACGCACCGCGGAGTCCACGCCCGCCTGCGCGACACCGCATCGACGCTCCTGCGCTGACCCAACAGAGAGGCACCACCCCGGATGGAACAGGCACGACCACTGACCAACAGACGCCTCCTGCTCAAGGGCGCCGCCCTCGCCGCCGTGCCGTACGGACTGCTCCCCGGCCCACAGGCCGGCGCACAGGTCCAGGCACCCGACCACCCGACCGCCGAATGGCAGCGAGCGAACAGAGCCAACTTCACCGACGCCCGCAGACCCGTGGAGTACACCGTCGACCTCGTGATCGTCCATGTCACGCAGACGACTTACTCCGGCACCCTGGCCGTCTTCCAGAACCCGAAGAAGAAGGTGTCCGCGCACTACGTCGTCCGCTCCGCCGACGGACATGTGGCGCAGTGCGTGCGGGAGTCGGACATCGCCTGGCACGCGGGGAACTGGGACTACAACACCCGCAGCATCGGCATCGAACACGAGGGCTGGGTGGACCGGCCCGCCTACTTCACCGACGCCCTGTACGAGCGGTCGGCCGCGCTGACCGCGGCGATCTGCGCCAGACACGGCATCCCGAGAGACAGGAGGCACATCATCGGCCACCATGAGGTGCCGGGCACGGACCACACCGATCCCGGGCCCCACTGGGACTGGGGGCGCTACATCGGACTCGTCAAGGCCGCCTGAAGCTCGTCAGGCCGCCGGAGGATCGTCAGGGCCGCCGGAGGATCGTCAAGGCCCGCCGGATCGAGACATCCGGCCAGTCGTTCGGGTGACGGCAGTCGAAAAGGTTGTCCGCGCGCGTACCCGGAGTGACGATGTCCCCAGCCGTATCGCCGTCCGGGGAGGCCGAGTTGACCGATCCGTGGGTGGCCCTGGAGCCGGGGGCCGACCCTGCCGAGCGTGCGCGGATGCTGCTCCGTGCCCATGAGACGTTCACGGCGGCGGGCACCGTGCCGAAGCCGGTGCGTGCCGTGGTGGCCGACTCGTGGCGGCGTTCCGCGAGAGCGGGTGTCGGGCCCGACGGAACGGCGAGCGTGGAACTCGCGGACGGCGACCTCGGCGCCTATCGCGCGGAGCATCCGCTGGCCCGGGTGATGCCGCTGTTCCGTGAGCTGATGGGCTCGTTCGCGGCGGACGGCGAGCATCTGCTCGCGGTGTGCGACGCGCACGGCAGGCTGCTGTGGGTCGAGGGGCATGCCTCGACCCGGCGGCAGGCGGGCCGGATGAACTTCGTGCCCGGCGCCCGGTGGTCGGAGACGGCGGTCGGGACGAACGCGCCGGGCACGGCGGTCGCCGTCGACCGGCCGGTGCAGGTGTTCGCGGCCGAGCACTTCATCCGGCGGGTGCAGCCGTGGACGTGTGCCGCGGCGCCGGTGCACGACCCGCGTACCGGGCGGGTGCTCGGGGCCGTGGACATCACCGGCGGGGACGGGCTTGCGCATCCGCACAGCCTGGGCTTCGTCCAGGCGGTCGCGCGGGCGGCCGAGTCCCAACTGGCCCTGCTCACCCCGGCGGGCCCGGCCGCGGACACCCATGAGTTGTCCGCGCTGGGACGGGACGAGGCACAGCTGCTGACCGGTGGCCGCAAGGTCAGGCTCAGCCGCCGGCACAGCGAGATCCTCGTGCTGCTCGCCCGCCACCCGGAGGGGCTGACCGGCGACGAGCTGTCGTGCGCGCTGTACGAGGACGAGTCGGTGACTCCGGTAACGTTGCGGGCCGAACTGGCCCGGCTGCGGCGGCTTCTCGGTCCGGGGCTGCTGGCCTCGCGGCCGTACCGGCTGACCGTGCCGGTCGAGTCGGATGTCGACGTGGTCGAGCGGCGGCTGGCGGCGGGGGCGGTCAGCGCGGCGGCGACGGCGTACACCGGTCCGCTGCTGCCCGCCTCCCAGGCGCCGGCGGTGGTGCGGGTCAGGCGGCGGCTCGCCGACGGGCTGCGTGCGGCGTTGATCGCCCGCCGGGACCCCGACCTGCTGGCGGACTGGGCGCACGCGCCCTGGGGCGAGGACGACCTCGAGGTGTGGCGGGCGCTGGCCGCCGTACGCCCGACGGGCCCGGTCCGCTCCCGTCTCGCCGCGCTGGAGTCGGAGCTGGCGGCGCCGCCGGGCCGGGGGCCGCGCTGACCGGAAGATGCCCCGACCAGTCAGAGCTGACCGCGCCACCGGAGCGCCTGCCCACGCTGACGGGAAGGCGCCCCGAACGGCCAGAGTTGACCGCGCCACCGGAGCGCGTGCCCCCGCTGCCCGTAAGGCGCCCCGAACAGTCAGAGTTGACCGCGCCACCGGACCGCGTGCCCACGCTGCCCGGAGGCCGCCCCGACCCCCGGACCCGCGCAACGTCCTTGCAACCTCCCGCTCCCTAGCCTCGCGCCGA of the Streptomyces sp. NBC_00287 genome contains:
- a CDS encoding ROK family transcriptional regulator, encoding MTAPLPGRALPDTQQGMRRRNLSRVMHTVSAEGPLSRAAVASRIGLTRAAVSTLVDELIRSGLIEELGPERPGRVGRPGSALAVSAHGPAGIGAEIGVDHLAVCAVDLRGAVRARAVRHGANRGRSAEPVIRELTELVRTVVAEAEREGLWPAGLAVAVPGLVARDGRTVVRAPNLEWHDVDLGALLPAEFAPAVDNEANFGALAELWLGEGTPRDFLHVSAEIGIGAAVVVDGQLLRGTRGFAGELGHVPVRPEGPPCPCGGRGCLEQYAGEEAVLRAAGLAPGEDRVGLLAGRAAEGDEDVRGALHDAGEALGVALTGAVNLLDPESVVLGGALAGLAPWLLPSLEAELDGRTAGAACPVSVSRLGPEGPLLGAAHWVVRRVLDDPAAVGERA
- a CDS encoding GAF domain-containing protein, coding for MSPAVSPSGEAELTDPWVALEPGADPAERARMLLRAHETFTAAGTVPKPVRAVVADSWRRSARAGVGPDGTASVELADGDLGAYRAEHPLARVMPLFRELMGSFAADGEHLLAVCDAHGRLLWVEGHASTRRQAGRMNFVPGARWSETAVGTNAPGTAVAVDRPVQVFAAEHFIRRVQPWTCAAAPVHDPRTGRVLGAVDITGGDGLAHPHSLGFVQAVARAAESQLALLTPAGPAADTHELSALGRDEAQLLTGGRKVRLSRRHSEILVLLARHPEGLTGDELSCALYEDESVTPVTLRAELARLRRLLGPGLLASRPYRLTVPVESDVDVVERRLAAGAVSAAATAYTGPLLPASQAPAVVRVRRRLADGLRAALIARRDPDLLADWAHAPWGEDDLEVWRALAAVRPTGPVRSRLAALESELAAPPGRGPR
- a CDS encoding acetamidase/formamidase family protein; translation: MSDPRILTVRPQPDEYAWTFGGAPPLAHIAPGTVLDLFTEDCFGGRVRSEKDLVSEVCEFPYLNPQTGPFHIEGAEPGDTVAVHFVSIEPARDWAASTTVPLFGALTSTHTTATLQPPLPETVWIWQLDRTRRTALFRAHDSNFEAELPIDPLHGTVGVAPANLEVRSALVPDAHGGNMDTPEMRAGVTCYLGVNVEGALLSLGDGHARQGEGETCGVAVECAMNTVVIVELLKGLATPWPRIESDTHIISTGSARPLEDAFRISQLDLVQWLVRDYGFSELDAYQFATQAVESPLANVCDTNYTCVAKLRKEWLPRRETHRGVHARLRDTASTLLR
- a CDS encoding N-acetylmuramoyl-L-alanine amidase translates to MEQARPLTNRRLLLKGAALAAVPYGLLPGPQAGAQVQAPDHPTAEWQRANRANFTDARRPVEYTVDLVIVHVTQTTYSGTLAVFQNPKKKVSAHYVVRSADGHVAQCVRESDIAWHAGNWDYNTRSIGIEHEGWVDRPAYFTDALYERSAALTAAICARHGIPRDRRHIIGHHEVPGTDHTDPGPHWDWGRYIGLVKAA